Part of the Halorhabdus utahensis DSM 12940 genome, TCGTCGATGCCCTTCTGGCAGAAGACGGCGTCGGCACCGACGTCGGCGAGTTGATCGACCATCTCCTGGAGCTGGGCCTCTTCCTGATCGAGGAACTCCTGGAGCTTGTCCGGGTCCGAGACGTTGACCTCGGCGTCGATCTCGGTCTCCTGGACCTCGATCGCCGTGTCCAGCAGCGCAACGTTGGCGTCCTCGACGGCGTAGGGCATGTTGTCGTGGACGCGCTCCTTGTCGATGATGACGCCTTCGACGAGTTCGGACTCGTCGGTCGACCCGCCGACGACGGTCTCGACTTTGACGTTGTCCGTGTCGATGTCCTCACCGTTGGCGACGGACTGGACGGCGTTGACGACCAGTTCGGCGAGCGTTTCCTTGGAGCTCTCCGCACCCTTGCCGGTCATCGCGGTCGCCGCGATCTGTTCGAGGATCTCGTCGTCCTCGGGAGTGACCTCGATGGCGTTCTCCTCGAGAATCTGTTTCGCCTGCTCGGCCGCCTGGCGATACCCCTGTGCGAGGATCGTGGCGTGGATGTCCTGTTCGAGGAGGTCCTCGGCCTTGCTCAGGAGTTCACCGGCGATGATGACGGCCGTGGTCGTGCCGTCGCCGACCTCGTCCTCCTGGGTCTCGGCGACCTCGACGATCATGTTCGCCGCGGGGTGCTCGATATCCATCTCGTCAAGGATGGTGACGCCGTCGTTCGTGACGACGACGTTGCCCGTCGAGTCGACGAGCATCTTGTCCATCCCCTTCGGGCCGAGCGTCGTCCGAACGGCCTCGGCGACGGCGGTCCCGGCGGTGATGTTCATCGATTGGGCGTCCTTCCCAGAGGTTCGCTGGCTGTCCTCGGAAAGTACGATGAGGGGCTGGTTACCCATTTGTTGAGCCATAGTCAGGCAAGGATTGAATGTCCTTCTATATAAGCATATCGTTACGGAGCACAATGAGACAGCCTCATGCCAGCGGACGTGGGTCCATGTGATCCCTTGGCAGCCATTTAAGTACTACCTACCCATGCCGAACCGCCGGTGGCGGAGTTCGGGAGTGATCCGGATGCGCTCGACGTCCTGGCCGGTGCGATGCCAGACGAACGCCGCGCGCGTGAACAGTTCTCGACATTCCAGGCGGACGTCCCGCGGGTTGCCACCGGTCCGTTCGTGAATGTCCGCGATGGCAGTCGGTTCAAAGAGGTCCGGCGACTCACCGTCGTATGCTTCCCCCCGGAAGTGTGCCAGCGACCGGGCGATGTACTCGGCGATGTCCTCGACGTCGAACGGATCGATCCCCTCGTAGTAGCGAAGACGGGAGTCAAGCGTCGCTTTGACGTCCTGGAGACGTTCCTTCCCCGCGGGCGTCCCGCTCAGGAACAGCCGGACGCCAGCGTCACCCGCGATCTGGATCGCCGAAAGCAGGTCGCTGGGGAGATCCTCGATCTCGTCGACCACCAGGAGCAGCGTCACGTCCTCGGCCCGCGCGTCCTCGGCGATTTCCTGGACGGCTTGTTTGGTTTCAGCCGTCGCCCACGGGATCCCGTCACGGACCTGCCAGTAGTTCCCGGGATCGATCTCGAATCCCGCCTCGGCTGCTCCCCGGAGAACCGTCTCGTAGAGACCTCTCGGCGTGGTTTCCCGAGGGTTGTCGACGTGGGCGACGACGAAGTCGTCACGTCGGCCCAGGTCCCGTTTGAGGATCTCCCGGAAGGCGGTCTTGCCGGTGCCGTAGCCGCTGATGAGGCCGATGTGCTGGCGCTGGAGCAGCCAGCTCGTCACCTGGTTGAGCAACGTCCGATCGTGCCGGACGTACAGCGGCTCGGCCATGCCGTCCCGGCCCGCCTCTTCGGTGAACGGGAGGGCCGCGACGTCGTCCGGATCGCCCCCCAGGGCCCGCCCGAACGCGAGGAGTCGTTCCTCGACCGCATCGAGTTGATCCAGCACGACACCTGCCTCAGCGTGCTTCCGGCGCTGTTGGTCCGCAGCTCGCAGTTGTCGGAGTCGATCGACGATGTCTTCGACCCGTTCCCCCGTCTCGTCCTGATCGTGCTCGTCGGCTGTCTCCCCCATGAATCCACCACTAGCCATACTGTTCAGTACAGTGATGTATGTTACGGCCGCCTCTGAAATCCTCTCACGATGAAAGCCGTGGGGTCCCCCACTGAGGGTTGAGCCCACGGAAACGGAGCGGTACGGAGGTTTGGCGTCACGGTGGACGGTACCTGTCCCACAGCGACAAAATCGCAGATGGAGCGGTCAGCCGGTGAACTGGTGATATTCGAGACCCTGATGTTTCATCTCGTTGTGGCGGCGTTCGAGGAACGAGTACACCGAGCCGTGGGGGGCCCCCTCGAGGATCATCTCGGCTGCCTCCCGGACTGCGTCGACTTGCTCGGGGCCGCCGATGATCGACAGCGTCGAACCGTAGATGACAACGTCCGCACCGGTGAGGTCCTCCATCAGCTCCCGGGTTCGGCCGTTCTCGCCGATAAGTCGACCCTTGAGGCGCTTGAGATCGTTCGGGTTGCGCGCGACCGCGTCGATGTCGATCACGTCGAACATCATCATGTCGCCATCCAGCAGTCGAAGGGCGGCCTCAGGGGAGAATCCGCGACCGATCGCCTTGACGATGTCTGGTCCCTTGAGCCCCAGGACGGGATCGCCCACCGATTCGACCGCGACGGCGCCGGTCTCGCTATCGATGTCGAGTCGAACTTCGGCTTCCTGCTCGATCTCCCGCATCGTCTCACCACCCTCGCCGATCACCACACCGATCCGGTCCTGCGGAATCTTCACGTGTTGCATATGCGCCATATAGCGGCCGCGTTCAGTTAAGTAGCTCGCACTGTCGATTCGGCGGGGACACGCCCTCGACCGCCCGAGGCCTTACTCCGCCATCAGGCCGCCACCTTCGACGCGCATGACGCCCTCGCCGTCGGGCAGGTTCGGCGCGTCGACCAGGCGGACGATCCGCTTGTCACCCTTCGATTTCCGGAGGTAGAGTCGGAACGTCGAGGTGTGGCCCAGAATGTTCCCGCCGATGGGCTGGGTCGGGTCACCGAAGAAG contains:
- the thsA gene encoding thermosome subunit alpha yields the protein MGNQPLIVLSEDSQRTSGKDAQSMNITAGTAVAEAVRTTLGPKGMDKMLVDSTGNVVVTNDGVTILDEMDIEHPAANMIVEVAETQEDEVGDGTTTAVIIAGELLSKAEDLLEQDIHATILAQGYRQAAEQAKQILEENAIEVTPEDDEILEQIAATAMTGKGAESSKETLAELVVNAVQSVANGEDIDTDNVKVETVVGGSTDESELVEGVIIDKERVHDNMPYAVEDANVALLDTAIEVQETEIDAEVNVSDPDKLQEFLDQEEAQLQEMVDQLADVGADAVFCQKGIDDMAQHYLAQEGILAVRRAKKSDIKALSRATGARAVSNIDDITEDDLGFAGSVAQKGVAGDERVFVEDVEDAKAVTLILRGGTEHVVDEVERAIEDSLGVVRVTLEDGKVLPGGGAPEAELALGLRDHADSVGGREQLAVEAFADAIDVVPRTLAENAGHDPIDSLVDLRSQHDAGDIGVGLDAYSGDIVDMSEDGVYEPLRVKTQAVESATEAAVMILRIDDVIAAGDLKGGGSDDGDDGGPPAGGPGGGMGGGMGGMGGMGGMGGAM
- a CDS encoding AAA family ATPase — protein: MGETADEHDQDETGERVEDIVDRLRQLRAADQQRRKHAEAGVVLDQLDAVEERLLAFGRALGGDPDDVAALPFTEEAGRDGMAEPLYVRHDRTLLNQVTSWLLQRQHIGLISGYGTGKTAFREILKRDLGRRDDFVVAHVDNPRETTPRGLYETVLRGAAEAGFEIDPGNYWQVRDGIPWATAETKQAVQEIAEDARAEDVTLLLVVDEIEDLPSDLLSAIQIAGDAGVRLFLSGTPAGKERLQDVKATLDSRLRYYEGIDPFDVEDIAEYIARSLAHFRGEAYDGESPDLFEPTAIADIHERTGGNPRDVRLECRELFTRAAFVWHRTGQDVERIRITPELRHRRFGMGR
- a CDS encoding KH domain-containing protein, with the translated sequence MQHVKIPQDRIGVVIGEGGETMREIEQEAEVRLDIDSETGAVAVESVGDPVLGLKGPDIVKAIGRGFSPEAALRLLDGDMMMFDVIDIDAVARNPNDLKRLKGRLIGENGRTRELMEDLTGADVVIYGSTLSIIGGPEQVDAVREAAEMILEGAPHGSVYSFLERRHNEMKHQGLEYHQFTG